A genomic window from Pungitius pungitius chromosome 12, fPunPun2.1, whole genome shotgun sequence includes:
- the timm29 gene encoding mitochondrial import inner membrane translocase subunit Tim29 isoform X1, whose product MASLRVGRRMFSAAAAGPVPSSRWLRLKNSKAGVWVRGLVSDYIAACREIVVGSWERPLKASAYASVLAGAWACSYTRPDRSSFEATLLEYSNRLGLLSPWIRSGTTDGHVQSLVKLRNEGRLRHASLGVLSLVYRSDHDLDTTLYEAQCSSLAAPWRELPHRILDVGFVGRWWVLDSKMKDYDINEDEFKHLPPHMQVSPPPSVQEVERSERLHKESWVSPKMVEEEDETDVVIREEESVGEEGQIPAVEEKQAAA is encoded by the exons ATGGCTTCGCTGCGTGTAGGGAGGAGGATGTTCTCCGCAGCGGCGGCGGGTCCCGTCCCGAGCAGCCGCTGGCTGAGGCTGAAGAACAGCAAAGCCG GCGTGTGGGTCCGCGGCCTGGTCTCCGACTACATAGCGGCGTGTCGGGAGATCGTGGTGGGTTCTTGGGAGCGGCCGCTCAAAGCCTCTGCGTATGCCTCGGTGCTGGCCGGGGCCTGGGCCTGTTCCTACACGCGGCCTGACCGCTCGTCCTTCGAAGCCACCCTGCTGGAGTATTCCAACCGGCTGGGCCTGCTGTCCCCGTGGATCCGCAGTGGGACCACTGACGGCCACGTGCAGAGTCTGGTGAAGCTTCGTAACGAGGGACGGCTCCGCCATGCCAGCCTGGGTGTTCTCTCTCTGGTTTACCGCTCGGATCACGACCTAGACACCACCCTGTATGAAGCCCAGTGCTCCAGCCTGGCCGCACCCTGGAGGGAGCTGCCTCATCGGATACTCGATGTGGGCTTCGTCGGCCGCTGGTGGGTCCTCGACTCAAAGATGAAGGACTATGACATCAACGAGGATGAGTTCAAGCATCTGCCACCACACATGCAGGTGTCGCCCCCACCCAGTGTGCAGGAGGTGGAAAGGAGCGAAAGGTTGCACAAAGAGTCCTGGGTATCACCGAAGAtggtggaagaggaggacgagacaGATGTAGTGATCAGAGAAGAGGAGAGTGTCGGGGAAGAGGGACAAATCCCAGCAGTGGAGGAAAAGCAGGCTGCAGCCTAA
- the timm29 gene encoding mitochondrial import inner membrane translocase subunit Tim29 isoform X2, translated as MMVSLCGAPSPGVWVRGLVSDYIAACREIVVGSWERPLKASAYASVLAGAWACSYTRPDRSSFEATLLEYSNRLGLLSPWIRSGTTDGHVQSLVKLRNEGRLRHASLGVLSLVYRSDHDLDTTLYEAQCSSLAAPWRELPHRILDVGFVGRWWVLDSKMKDYDINEDEFKHLPPHMQVSPPPSVQEVERSERLHKESWVSPKMVEEEDETDVVIREEESVGEEGQIPAVEEKQAAA; from the coding sequence aTGATGGTTTCCCTTTGTGGCGCTCCGTCTCCAGGCGTGTGGGTCCGCGGCCTGGTCTCCGACTACATAGCGGCGTGTCGGGAGATCGTGGTGGGTTCTTGGGAGCGGCCGCTCAAAGCCTCTGCGTATGCCTCGGTGCTGGCCGGGGCCTGGGCCTGTTCCTACACGCGGCCTGACCGCTCGTCCTTCGAAGCCACCCTGCTGGAGTATTCCAACCGGCTGGGCCTGCTGTCCCCGTGGATCCGCAGTGGGACCACTGACGGCCACGTGCAGAGTCTGGTGAAGCTTCGTAACGAGGGACGGCTCCGCCATGCCAGCCTGGGTGTTCTCTCTCTGGTTTACCGCTCGGATCACGACCTAGACACCACCCTGTATGAAGCCCAGTGCTCCAGCCTGGCCGCACCCTGGAGGGAGCTGCCTCATCGGATACTCGATGTGGGCTTCGTCGGCCGCTGGTGGGTCCTCGACTCAAAGATGAAGGACTATGACATCAACGAGGATGAGTTCAAGCATCTGCCACCACACATGCAGGTGTCGCCCCCACCCAGTGTGCAGGAGGTGGAAAGGAGCGAAAGGTTGCACAAAGAGTCCTGGGTATCACCGAAGAtggtggaagaggaggacgagacaGATGTAGTGATCAGAGAAGAGGAGAGTGTCGGGGAAGAGGGACAAATCCCAGCAGTGGAGGAAAAGCAGGCTGCAGCCTAA